The stretch of DNA AAAAGGTGGAGAAGTTCAAGGTTGGGAACAAAGTAGGCGTGGGATGCTTGGTAGGGTCGTGCCGCCAATGTGATCAGTGCGCTGTCGACCTAGAAAATTACTGTCCCAAACAAATACTCACATATAGTATGCCTTACTTTGATGGTACTGTGACATACGGAGGTTACTCTGATATCATGGTTGCTGACGAGCATTTCGTCATTCGTTGGCCTGAGAATCTGCCTCTTGATGTTGGCGCTCCTCTCTTATGTGCTGGGATCACGACTTACAGCCCATTAAGGTACTTTGGACTTGACAAGCCGGGGATGAAAGTCGGCGTGGTTGGTCTTGGTGGCCTCGGCCACCTGGCCGTGAAGTTTGCTAAGGCTTTCGGGACTCATGTGACAGTCATCAGCACGTCGATTAACAAAAAGAAGGAAGCTATTGACATTCTTGGCATCGATGAGTTTTTAGTTAGCCATGACCCTGAGCAGATGCAggtttctcttcttttctttttttcagtTTCAGTATTCGAGTATGATCGATGGGATTACCATTTATTATTTGATTTCGCGTGCGTAGGCTGCAGCAGGGTCGCTGGATGGTATAATTGACACCGTGTCCGCGACTCATCCGCTAGTACCTTTAATAAGCTTGTTAAAGCCCCATGGAAAGCTTGTCTTGGTCGGTGTTCCGGAAAAGCCTCTTGAGTTGCCCTCCTTGCCCCTGATTATAGGTGAGCATAATGTCTGTTACGAATATGCATGAAACAAAAActttaaattgagaaaaatatatataatcttaAGATACCTATCCTTCATGGTTTTCCATTTGCTATGTTATATACTTCTAGCCACGCAGTCTTTTCTTTCGTTATATTGCACAAACTCTTAACATTAACAACTTATTCACTGGTTGAAAAATGAATGCCAGGGAGGAAGTCGGTATCTGGAAGTGGAATCGGGGGAATAAAAGAGACGCAAGAGATGATCGATTTTGCCGCGAAACACAAAATACTACCAGATGTGGAGATGATCCATATAGATTACATAAACACAGCTATGGAGCGTCTGGTGAAATCTGATGTGAGGTATCGGTTCGTCATTGACATCGAAAAGTCCTTGAAAGTTGATTAAGACATTGGAAAAGTTTGCCTCTACATAAGTTTGCTTCTGCTATACGAAGAATGGGAATAATGCATGGACTGTGTTTTTGCAACTCTTTTTGTTTCCAAAGTATGTATGTGATGCTAGCTGCTACAATAAGTGATATTGATGTGTCGTATAATGTACTTGCAATAGTATGATTGACATGAAACGTCTCTttctttttaactttaaaaaactactaaattttttataaaaaaaatttctttaaaattcaaaaccatcacatttataaaatattttaacatccaACGTCAAAACttcaaaacaagaataaaatcgTTCTAGAATAATCTTCAAACTTCTCCTTAGaaactttaaatataaatctagtggtgcgaaaaataaaagtccCTCGAGAGTGTACTGTCGGGCCTGATTCACTCAAACGTCAGCGCCTCTCTCAATATCATCCTCACATGCAACAATTCAAACCTATTGAGTCTGATATAGCACGTACATaagtatacaatcacatgcgtaaaaattatgttaacaaaaaATAGATTTGTCATGCAAGCATCAAaccttcaaaaatatgaaacttTTGAAATCATGCTTAAATATGAAccttttccataaaataatatttttaagtgAAGTCTGATCTTCGACAGTGACAACATTCaatcgattgatcaatctataaacAATAGTACTAGACCCCCGGGTTCAACGTCCACTTCTTCGACGATCCCTCCGACTATCATAAAATAACTTCACCGTTCACTTCTTCAACGAATCCATAATTAGTGAGATTTCCGCCCCTGTTTTCGACGGTTCACTCTCTTATCATTGCAGGGTCACCGTTCTCGTTTCTAAGGGATTCCTTACTACTTTTACGACACGATAAATTCATAttactcaaaaatatttttctttacttggtcatttcataaaaacatgcataactttCAATATTCTTTAAAACTTCCAAAAAAATGGCTAATATCATTTGTATACATCGAGACTGATAAAATAGTATAAACATGTAGATACGttaaaacttttgaaaataGCATATAtgaaggatcgtgtgctgggcaccttgtggtgcttcaaacacaatattttccaagagctgcaatagctcgtgttttaAGAATGTTTATGTCGATGAATTAATCGAGTTTGATATTAAATCATGTGGAAAACACTCGacgtaatcattcgttaagaaattAAAAccgatatattttatatcctgTGTatctgaataactgaaaataaatggagtcagttgtgacatatatcaattcagttatggtgaaaactgaacTGACAAATGttctaactgatcaaatcagtttgaaaacaatagttaaacaattaaatacacaatatatgtttatggatgtttggagaattcaacagctcctacgtcaccccttctaccacctcgggtaggacacactagaagactttgatttataaaattgatttgtacaaacccactcagcttagaacTTACCCAACTGTCTAACTGAACttctagactagactgaaggcaacaccttccagtcaacacttgtttaacatctgtgtgtcaaagactatatacacaagtttattgtctttattCAAGACCATATTTGAGTTAtgggtgtgtgtgcgtgtgagaactgatctctaaTTACAAcatgaaagtgttctcacacactgatggaattgtgcttctaatataagctgataacacaatgaagtgttccctctatgctgattgcttcttgtaagctgataagcAATAAGCATGCCCCTTTTTCTctgtatcttcacacacttgttGTTCACCTCTCGTTGTATATTTGTCTTCGCTGGTCATCTATTTATAAGCgagaaactgatcgtacagtgagactcaataattttatccgttgcagcttgaatgcgttccttgaGATTCGTGTCTCGACTTTCCGACATCTATGCTGAAACTTTTGTCTTTAAGTGTTGCTGCAAcagtccattattgtaccttgatcgtacaatagcttttgtattgttgtgcgtagctggaatccacttaggtaagcttgtcttgatctgcaactgatttaATCTTCATTGATGCacctaactggtcatctgaactggTATTCAGTTGGATTAGTGAAATCAGTtaactcgtcagttgaactgatttcactctttcagttgaactgatcattTGGGCACTCATCAATTgagcacttcatcagctggccgggcttttgaaggtcttctgctgaactgcctATCAGCTGGAAAATCAGTTGAATTGTTCTTTGATATattagttgaactgattcagtctGGGCAATCAACTAGCATTTTCAGTTCGCATCTGTTAGCTTCGTTTTTGGCTCgattaactgatcagttcgaagcctgatcagttccagcttcctgcgcacttaggtaaatcattaaaaacaaaataaaaagttttgttatcaacaaaataaagattccgaacatgaaatgttccaaaaatatatcatgtatatgcttaaaaaattctaaaaataacatttaacaaGATATGGAATTGTTTTAAGAAGGTGCAAACCACCCACGACTTTCCTCGAACCGACGGCACGCAACTCTATACTTACCCGGACGACCCCGAACTTTGACTTAAGGGTAACGACTTGATTCCACAATTTGAAAAACACCAAAAATTTCCAGAAGCTTGCTGGAAATTTTATCTTATGACGtatgttttaaaaataacttgagTCGCTTACTGAACGACACTTTTACCCCCGTGTTCGCGTTTTCGGGCAAAAAAATGACCAGACTACCCTTCCGACTAGAACCAACCCGAGACCAGACCTTTATTAATATCCCATGACCCATTTTATTCAGTGAAATTCCCCAAACcaaaacaagaacaagagaTTTAACCCAGGCCCCATTTTGTCACTATTTTGACACGTTTGAACATTTTACGACTCCGAACTGACCACGGCTCGAAAAGACCCCGAACCAGGCCCTAGACCTCTTCCTTAGACATATGTTAAGCTCGTGACCAGGCCTTTTTGGACTTGGAGCAGACGCCCTAAGCAATAGACCTCCCAAACTAGCGCTGCACCAAACACAATCCTTGTGCGTAGCAGGGACTCGAATGCTCCAGCAAGCTGTTGCAGCctttggatcgactccaggctcacaCCTGCCCCTTCTCCAGGACCCTAAGTCACATCCCTAGCCCATGGTCAAGCCCTTTCCACCATCCCCATAGAACAACATGTACCAAAACAGCCCCTAGACGGCAGCTTTTGCACCCTCGGCTGCAGCGTGGCTCCAGCCAATCCAAGCCCTAACCGACCGCGACCAAGaccttcctaggaccctaaacCAACCCTCCAGACCATGGCTAGGACACCATGCATCCCCCTTAGCTGTGAGTTACCCCAAAACCCGTTTTCCCCTCTATGCTTACATGCATGATGCGTGCATGGCCGTGCGGCCTTACCGGTCTTCCCTTTGGCTTTTGTCCCTTCAAAAACTATTCTAAACATTTAGACCAGCGCATGAATCTCTTGGTTTGCTTCTCTCCTTCAACAATTCCCAGAAACGTCaagaatttttaataaaaacatgacatgcacatgcataaaactttaaaaccatcAAGGCCATAAACTTTCACACATAACTAGCATACATGCAATAATATAGAGTGAATGGTGCATAAAGAAAGGTTTAAAAACGTGCATTTTCATTTAAAACGctcaaaatataaatatcaaagCGGTGGTACATCGGTGACGAACAAAGGACGATTTCTATCCTTTTCCTACCCTTGTTAAAACCCCACCAAAAACCCACCTTGGGATGCTAGGGATTCGGGTGATCGTTATTGGAAGAAAGAACGAGGAAAAAAATCgaagaaagaagaaaaagaaatcgAAAACTTCCCTTGCCTAGAACTCCATGTTTCGGCCGTTGCTTTCTTTTCCTACGCAAATTGGATGTGTGTTTCGGTGTGTGTTTAGGTGTGTGTATGTGTTTAggatttaattatatatatataaaaacaaaatagCTTCTTAATCACTTAATTAATGGGCTTTATTAACcctaatttttgtttaataaattaGACCTTTTAAGACCAACAAAATAATTAGGCCtcaaatttaaaagatttaaaacacttatttccaaaatctcatataaattatataaaatgtcTTGCtccactaattaatttaaatttgaccctagaaaaatactaaaattcttgaattatttaaaataaaagttttcttaactaaaaaatagtttttaaatctttaacactTTAATCGTTTCCGATCCTCCGTCCCTGGCCAACCACcaatattcgtctgaaaatctttaaattatgaaacaaagaaaaattaaacttttaataatttagtcactaaaaatatatcattcatgcatccaaaatcatttaattaaaaaattttaacaatttaataattttcatacatGCGGTGTACGTGGACTAATTTTCGGGCGTTACAAATCCCtcctaaataaaatttcgtccttaGAATTTTTCTAGTCTTGATTATTGAAAAGTTTAGGCTCCCTTGTCCACTTCATACTTAATCTGATTGGCTTAAATTTTGTACTCTATCATGCTTTAGATGCGTACTCTGTTAAGGtatcttctatttttttttaaacatttataccaaatttcttgatctcaataaaatcaaagatttaaCTAACTCTACATTCTTTATCAATTATAAATCCTAAACTACCATAAGTTATTTTATCCTCCCAAAATGTATTTCTATTGCTACACCCAGTTTCAATTCATAGTCATCACAGAGTATCCATGATTATAAAACACCTTAATAATTGGTACTTACTAAAACATCATTCCTACATATGTCAAACATATCGTCCTTAACACTATCAtcaatttttttccttaaatcaCAAGCATTCAAAGTACTTGAATGGTTCAAGTCTATCGAGTCACCATTCATATTATGATTTCATTCTAAATCCCGCTATAAAATCAAGCACTTATATGTAACCTCGAAACTCAAGATTATGTCAAATAATCTTTTACTTACAAAAATGTTAACACCCTAGGGAAGAAAACTTTTATCCACCTTCCAATATAATTTACTCTTAGTATCGTATAAATGCAAAACTTATAATGCTGCTTTTTCCGCGATGCGTATCTATATTCTGTGGCTTATGTAACATAAGGTAGTTATCTTTTTGTTATCCCAAAAATTAGAGTAATTTCCTTAACTTGAAAAGTATCCCTTCTTAATTTATTGTGGTCAAGATAATCCAAGGTCTTACATAACCATTTTAAGCTTTTAGCATTCTTAAAATTCAAACTTAATATTCACAAGTTTATTATGACAAAACTAAATTTTATATTGGAACTTGAAAATTGATTATAGAATTTTATCCAAAGATTTTCCAATACCAGCCCGAGCCACATTTTTCCTTTAAGAAAATTGTCCTCGTTCTAGTAACACCATTACATAGTGCTCGTCAATATACCTGATATAAATACCCAATTCACTCCtataaatatttgaaacttaAAATATATTCTGTTAAGACCACTACCATTTTATCGATCCATTGAACTTCAGTTCCATATAATCCCATAAATCTCATAGTCCACAGAACCTAGcatccataaaatcataaattatttacCTAATAAAAGTTACTACATAATCCCAATACATATTTCTAATTGGTCCCAAAATAAATGTCATCTAGTAACAACTATACTCTTAATCACCAATTAGAACTTAGATTCCAAatttcataatctcaaaaaataaatattttatgacacTACAAATTGTTTTTTAATAACTTTAAATATTTCCCTAAATGATTTCATCCTCATAAGGTTTAGCGACAAAGTTCAAAAATTGAGGTTTCTGGACCTTAGAAATTACAGCAATTACAATGTCAACCAAAAATGAAATTCTTTCTTTTAACTTACTTCTCAAATTTCGCAATTACCTCATATAGTCTCCAAAtaagatttttctcaaatcctaTAAATGAAGCTTACAAAAATTATACGAACTCCGATATTCTTAGTTTGTATTCCTTGACTCATTCATAACATTACTTCAATAGTTTTATGCCTAATATTCTAATTTAAACAAATTTCATTTACTGATTTTCTCCCTCAGTCATTTATCTTTTCAAATAGCTTACTAAAATTCTGAAATCTAAATTACAAACTCCCCaagtgttgggtgcaataattgtccttgcttggtagagcgatcgaaccgtggtgtttgagctgttgtgcggattaaaatatttgagttgtaccattaccactagctataactTTTTGTAAAGCGGTAatcactcggtcctacaattgatatcagagcaggTCATTCTTTTTCTAAAGAATCTACAACAGATATGACACATTTCAATAAAgttcctatgttctcaaaataagatttcgatgactggaagatcAGGATGCAAGCCCAT from Primulina tabacum isolate GXHZ01 chromosome 3, ASM2559414v2, whole genome shotgun sequence encodes:
- the LOC142541015 gene encoding 8-hydroxygeraniol dehydrogenase-like produces the protein MSRSPETVHPVKAVGWASKDTSGILAPFKFSRRATGEHDVRFKVLYCGVCHSDLHMAKNEWGFTIYPIVPGHEIVGIVTEVGEKVEKFKVGNKVGVGCLVGSCRQCDQCAVDLENYCPKQILTYSMPYFDGTVTYGGYSDIMVADEHFVIRWPENLPLDVGAPLLCAGITTYSPLRYFGLDKPGMKVGVVGLGGLGHLAVKFAKAFGTHVTVISTSINKKKEAIDILGIDEFLVSHDPEQMQAAAGSLDGIIDTVSATHPLVPLISLLKPHGKLVLVGVPEKPLELPSLPLIIGRKSVSGSGIGGIKETQEMIDFAAKHKILPDVEMIHIDYINTAMERLVKSDVRYRFVIDIEKSLKVD